The Neodiprion lecontei isolate iyNeoLeco1 chromosome 2, iyNeoLeco1.1, whole genome shotgun sequence genome segment GTTACCTTTCTACAGTGGcaaaatgaaacaagaaaTGGCAGGAAAGGATCCGCTTGACATGCAACCATATGCTATGATACTTGGGACTTACCGACGCCCTGACATTCCTCTGGACTGTCAGTTGCATACGGATACTTCAGATCATATTATTGTGATACACAACAATCATGTTAGTTTACATCAACAGTTACTATTAATTGAATGATCATTTTACTTCTACATTCTTGTCATACAATACACTAAAATAATTCGTGTTTTGATTACAGATTTTTaaactaaatatttttgacgaATCTGGCAAGAATCGAACCGCTCTATCCGAAGGTCAGCTTGCCGCATCGCTGAAGGATATAGCTGGGCGATCGGCTATTGCTGGTACACCAATAGGAATCTTGACAGGAAACGACAGAGATACATGGGCGAAGGATTACAAAAAACTTGAGGGTTAATTCTTGTTTACATTATCAAGAGTAGGAAAGCAAATGCAAGAATCGATACGAATTAAAAGTTGGCTAAAGTCTTCACGGTTTTGCAGCGAATAAGAGAATGAATGTCTATTCTCATTACAGCTTGTGGGAGTAACCGAAAAATATTAGAAGACATAGAAAACGCAATGTTTGTACTTTGCTTGGACAAAGCAATGGGAAAAGATATCTCGAGAGAAAAGAATTATGAGTCTTTTAGAGCAGTGCAGAGCCTGACGGGGGTCACCTGCGAGACTAATGCTGGGAATCGTTGGCATGACAAAGCTGTTCAGGTTTGTTGAGTAAGGTAATTTTTAGCAttcagatatttattttttcgacctATTTAACAGTTCATAGTATCATATGATGGATTCGTCGGCATGACTTACGAACATAGTCCGTGCGAGGGTGTTCCAATTGCAGTTCTACACGACCACgtattaaaatatatgtaagaatttttatttgtgtATTCATCGTTTGCTGCTTatgcaaaaatttgttttttgtttctacttTTATTTGTCGTCTTTTCCTTCAATAACTTCTATAACTAACTGTTCCCTCGTTTTAGAGCGAACAAAAAGGACGATAAATGTGACCAACCCAAGGAATTTCCTAAGGCCcagcttttgaaattttatcttcctgaaggaatagaaaaatcaatatcTGCAGCCACATCTACAGTTGAAGAGTAcgtgtaatattattaatcccaacatgaaatattatttttggatttgagaataaatttatagTTCAAAAGTTGAGGTCTGATATGGGCCGTCGACGactacgacgacgacgactgAATGCTTACCTTACATTACGTCAGTATTattaatcataaaaaaaatctaattcaaccaaatttcttttctttttttaacgatCATTTCTAGCTTTCTAGACCCACGAAAAATATGAATccaaactaattttttttacattgtaTAAGTTCAtagcaaaaaattattttacatagctgaatttgaaatatcttgtacaataattattcaagtaAACGGTGGCTCCTGAAAAACTGAAGATTCTGTCTTCGATCAACAGGATTTCAAAAGACATTGACATGGAGTGTTttactttcgaaaattttggaaCCGAGATGATcaagaagaataaaatgagccCGGACAGTTTTATACAAATGGCGATGCAACTCGCGTATTATAGAATTCATGGAAAACCTCCAGCCCACTATGAATCTGCAGGACTGCGTAGATTCCG includes the following:
- the LOC107223918 gene encoding carnitine O-acetyltransferase isoform X5; translation: MNEWFLHAAYLGYRIPLIVHSSPGTVGPLQKFSCPDEVFIFGGKLIAAVCEYDSMIKSGKMKQEMAGKDPLDMQPYAMILGTYRRPDIPLDCQLHTDTSDHIIVIHNNHIFKLNIFDESGKNRTALSEGQLAASLKDIAGRSAIAGTPIGILTGNDRDTWAKDYKKLEACGSNRKILEDIENAMFVLCLDKAMGKDISREKNYESFRAVQSLTGVTCETNAGNRWHDKAVQFIVSYDGFVGMTYEHSPCEGVPIAVLHDHVLKYIANKKDDKCDQPKEFPKAQLLKFYLPEGIEKSISAATSTVEEISKDIDMECFTFENFGTEMIKKNKMSPDSFIQMAMQLAYYRIHGKPPAHYESAGLRRFRNSRTECIRSTSVESVQFAQTVISGNTSKLQKKEAMMKAINAHKKLAGEAATGQGVDRHLFGLKTIATKEGSTLPQIFTDVGYKRSTHFTLTSSQVPYKTASFMCYGPVTPDGYGCCYNPRPQDIRVACSSFNACKETCTKKFAEALQQSFCDMIELATEC